The Desulfobaculum xiamenense DNA segment CCAACCGCAGCAAAGGCCACATGTCCCATGGCTCCGGTCCAGATGCCGAGCATGGCGGCGAATCCGCTACGTCGCCCACCGCGAACGGTATTGGCTAGAATGTAGGCCATATCCGGCCCTGGCGACATGTTGAGCAGAAACGCGGCGGCAAGGAAGGTCGCCCAGTGCTGCACGCTGTAGGAAAACATCACTTCGCTCATCCTCGTGAAAGCATTGTGCCCCGACCGAAGCGGCTCCGCCACTGCGCGACGGGCAAGAAAAAACCCGCCTTGCGGCGGGTCAGGCTCCATTTCCTTCGAGCAGGCGCTTCATGGCCAGAAGCTCCGACGCCACGCTGCGCCGCAACTCCTCCAGCTCAAGGGACGCGCAGGTCTCCTCGTCGCCAGCCTCGCGGGCGGCGACGATCTGCTCGTCGCGCTCAAGCTTCCTGCGCGCGCCTTCAATGGTCATCCCCTGCTCGTGCAGGAGGCCCTGAATGACGGCGAGCAGCTCAAGGTGCTCATCGGTATACAGCCGCTGTCCCTTGCGGGTACGCACGGGCTGCAACTGGGGAAACTCC contains these protein-coding regions:
- a CDS encoding MerR family transcriptional regulator, yielding MGRTYRIGQAARKLGLNTSVLRYWETEFPQLQPVRTRKGQRLYTDEHLELLAVIQGLLHEQGMTIEGARRKLERDEQIVAAREAGDEETCASLELEELRRSVASELLAMKRLLEGNGA